The Triticum dicoccoides isolate Atlit2015 ecotype Zavitan chromosome 6A, WEW_v2.0, whole genome shotgun sequence genome has a window encoding:
- the LOC119318073 gene encoding transcription factor TFIIIB component B'' homolog encodes MWCPTSSHHYIIACFSSSMAFLVWVSLANFSNHSRMFRRISNRSELPEKKQQKNKSEVSSPGRKRAMKDKLTERTDKKLTHRIRQKRTKVSEVKTLLEKPDHQIAHMKLSVMHLRLLQEARERIKSKTILSGPSSSNQSNSQFGDTNSFDPFEENYEENYDNDRRENHVLENATKLNYHSYMNKQTRAKWSKSDTDLFYQGLQQFGSDFAMIQQLFPDKSRDQVRQKFKTEEKKHPMQVHDAILHRSRDTLYLKQVIKQLNIEDLQRGMSSTHKQEVASIEGDTGNEDFIEEVENGSNWSDKELGTRQSEVREGEHVSGNADDDLDLDVFDCSQFGGTDTFDPFGENYDNDRIENHVLENATKLNYYSYMNKQTRAKWSKSDTDLFYQGLQQFGSNFAMIQQLFPDKSRDQVRQKFKTEEKKHPMQVHDAILHRSRDTLYLKQVIKQLNIEDLQRGMNSAQKQEVGSIEGDTGNEDFIEEEENGSNWSDKELGTRQSEAREGEHVSGNADDDLDLDVFDWY; translated from the exons ATGTGGTGCCCCACGAGCAGCCACCACTACATTATTGCTTGCTTCTCCTCCAGCATGGCCTTTTTGGTATGGGTTAGTTTGGCAAATTTCTCTAATCACTCTCGCATGTTTCGAAGGATTTCCAACAGATCAGAACTGCCTGAGAAGAAGCAGCAGAAAAATAAAAGTGAAGTATCATCACCTGGTCGTAAGAGAGCCATGAAAGATAAATTGACAGAACGGACTGACAAGAAGCTTACTCACAGAATTCGTCAAAAAAGAACAAAAG TTTCAGAAGTCAAAACTTTACTGGAAAAACCTGATCATCAGATAGCACACATGAAGCTAAGTGTGATGCATCTCAGATTGTTACAAGAGGCCAGAGAGCGTATTAAG AGTAAAACAATTCTGTCAGGACCATCATCCTCTAATCAAAG CAACTCCCAGTTTGGAGATACCAACAGTTTTGATCCTTTTGAAGAGAACTATGAAGAGAACTATGACAATGACAGAAGAGAGAACCACGTGCTAGAAAATGCAACCAAACTGAATTACCATTCCTACATGAACAAACAAACACGGGCCAAATGGTCGAAATCTGACACTGACTTATTTTACCAg GGTCTTCAACAATTTGGTAGTGATTTTGCAATGATACAGCAACTATTCCCAGATAAGTCCCGTGATCAGGTGCGGCAGAAGTTTAAAACTGAGGAGAAAAAACATCCAATGCAAGTCCACGATGCTATACTTCATCGCTCAAGAG ATACTTTGTATTTAAAACAAGTAATCAAACAGCTCAACATCGAAGATCTGCAGAGGGGCATGAGCAGTACACATAAACAAGAGGTTGCATCAATTGAAGGAGACACTGGAAATGAG GATTTCATCGAGGAGGTAGAGAATGGTTCAAATTGGTCAGATAAAGAGCTGGGCACGCGCCAATCTGAGGTCAGAGAGGGGGAGCATGTTTCTGGGAATGCTGATGATGACCTGGATCTGGATGTTTTTGATTG CTCCCAATTTGGAGGTACCGACACTTTTGATCCTTTTGGAGAGAACTATGACAATGACAGAATAGAGAACCACGTGCTAGAAAACGCAACCAAACTGAATTACTATTCCTACATGAACAAACAAACACGGGCCAAATGGTCGAAATCTGACACTGACTTGTTTTACCAG GGTCTTCAACAATTTGGTAGCAATTTTGCAATGATACAGCAACTATTCCCTGATAAGTCCCGTGATCAGGTGCGGCAAAAGTTTAAAACTGAGGAGAAAAAACATCCAATGCAAGTCCACGATGCTATACTTCATCGCTCAAGAG ATACTTTGTATTTGAAACAAGTAATCAAACAGCTCAACATCGAAGATCTGCAGAGGGGCATGAACAGTGCACAGAAACAAGAGGTTGGATCAATTGAAGGAGACACTGGAAATGag GATTTCATCGAGGAGGAAGAGAATGGTTCAAATTGGTCAGATAAAGAGCTGGGCACACGCCAATCTGAGGCCAGAGAAGGGGAGCATGTTTCTGGGAATGCTGATGATGACCTGGATCTGGATGTTTTTGACTGGTACTAG